Proteins from a genomic interval of Tissierellales bacterium:
- a CDS encoding indoleacetate decarboxylase activase, protein MKNYKTEGMIFDIQSFSLHDGPGIRTLIFLKGCPLKCKWCANPEGQDSHVNIRHYKTKCLNCLECVDACNKGAISNVMDVYGNKSIEINREKCINCNDLKCVEACLHGALEMAGKVMNVDEVMKVVKREMPYYRARGGVTLSGGDPTYQIEFAVEILRACKDEYINTAIESAMYLNGESLKKLIPHVDLFLIDIKHMDSDKHKELTGVENNLILENISTIAKQKLVLIRIPIISSFNDDDENIINTARFCKKNNIGRINILPYHKLGQSKYEQLGLEYTLPELSSPTNSKMLWIKKLIESCGITCVIG, encoded by the coding sequence ATGAAAAATTATAAGACTGAAGGTATGATTTTTGACATACAAAGCTTTTCACTTCACGATGGTCCTGGAATCAGGACATTGATATTTTTGAAGGGGTGTCCTTTAAAATGCAAGTGGTGTGCTAATCCAGAAGGGCAGGATAGTCACGTAAATATCAGACATTACAAAACGAAATGTTTAAATTGTCTAGAATGTGTTGATGCCTGTAATAAAGGAGCTATTTCTAATGTGATGGACGTATATGGTAATAAATCGATAGAAATAAATCGTGAGAAATGCATTAACTGCAACGATTTAAAATGTGTAGAAGCGTGCTTACATGGAGCGTTAGAGATGGCTGGAAAAGTTATGAATGTAGATGAGGTTATGAAAGTTGTAAAAAGGGAGATGCCTTATTATAGAGCTCGGGGTGGTGTTACACTTTCAGGCGGAGATCCGACATATCAAATTGAATTTGCAGTAGAAATATTGAGAGCGTGTAAGGACGAGTATATTAATACAGCAATTGAAAGCGCTATGTACTTGAATGGTGAATCTCTTAAAAAGTTGATTCCACATGTGGATTTATTTCTAATTGATATCAAACATATGGATTCAGATAAACATAAAGAACTTACTGGAGTAGAAAATAATTTGATACTTGAAAATATATCGACAATTGCAAAGCAAAAATTAGTTTTGATTCGCATTCCAATAATAAGTTCATTCAATGATGATGATGAGAATATAATAAATACAGCTAGATTTTGCAAAAAAAATAATATAGGTAGGATAAATATTCTGCCTTATCACAAACTAGGACAATCTAAATACGAACAATTGGGATTAGAATATACGCTTCCAGAATTGAGTTCACCTACTAATAGTAAAATGCTATGGATAAAAAAATTAATTGAGAGTTGTGGAATTACCTGTGTTATAGGATAA
- a CDS encoding GNAT family N-acetyltransferase yields MNIRKVEVRDASKFLSMLKRLDSETENMMFEPGERTTSIEEMKSNIESMYNSGSMILIVEDGEEIVGFLEAERGFANRIKHSVYIVIGLLKEYRGKKLGVKLFEEIEKWARESEIKRIELTVMIHNEGAVKLYERMGFKIEGIKEKSLIVNGNYVDEYYMAKII; encoded by the coding sequence ATGAATATTAGAAAAGTAGAAGTAAGAGATGCATCGAAATTTTTGAGTATGCTTAAACGTTTAGATAGTGAAACTGAGAATATGATGTTTGAACCTGGAGAGAGAACAACAAGTATTGAAGAAATGAAATCCAACATAGAATCGATGTACAATTCAGGCTCGATGATATTAATAGTTGAAGATGGTGAAGAGATAGTAGGTTTTTTAGAAGCTGAAAGAGGATTTGCTAATCGAATAAAGCATAGTGTGTATATTGTTATAGGATTATTGAAAGAATACAGAGGTAAAAAATTAGGTGTGAAATTATTTGAAGAAATAGAAAAGTGGGCTAGAGAAAGTGAGATTAAGCGAATAGAATTAACTGTCATGATTCATAATGAAGGAGCAGTTAAATTGTATGAGCGAATGGGATTTAAAATCGAGGGGATAAAGGAAAAGTCACTTATAGTAAATGGCAATTACGTGGATGAGTACTACATGGCGAAAATTATTTAA